A window of the Deinococcus gobiensis I-0 genome harbors these coding sequences:
- a CDS encoding DUF5691 domain-containing protein, with protein sequence MSRDLSDLALIAARGTSRAELPAPTGPLAAALAGIGGDAPEARLLGRAALLGLHARAGRPLGQAAAPPPAEVPAPDSPLPPALAALLPRMLGLGPELSGLALEDVERGGWTLNAAQVLKLWNRDGALARPLWVRADARAWATLERHPLHAQAQKAAEELAWREQLEALGAARGTDPGAAARDLTELWGTQSADRRKELLALVRRDLRPXDRPXLDLATRDRSPRDRQAGAPTAGAPARSPSG encoded by the coding sequence ATGAGCCGCGACCTGAGCGACCTGGCGCTGATCGCCGCGCGCGGCACCAGCCGGGCCGAGCTGCCCGCGCCCACCGGCCCCCTGGCCGCCGCGCTGGCGGGAATAGGCGGCGACGCGCCCGAGGCGCGGTTGCTGGGCCGCGCCGCCCTGCTGGGCCTGCATGCCCGCGCCGGCAGGCCGCTGGGGCAGGCCGCCGCCCCGCCACCCGCCGAGGTCCCCGCCCCCGACTCGCCCCTGCCGCCTGCCCTGGCCGCGCTGCTGCCCCGGATGCTGGGTCTCGGTCCGGAGCTGTCCGGCCTGGCGCTGGAGGATGTCGAGCGGGGTGGCTGGACCCTGAACGCCGCGCAGGTGTTGAAGCTCTGGAACCGGGACGGCGCCCTTGCCCGGCCGCTGTGGGTGCGCGCCGACGCGCGGGCGTGGGCCACCCTGGAGCGCCACCCCCTGCACGCGCAGGCGCAGAAGGCCGCAGAAGAGCTGGCGTGGCGGGAACAGCTGGAGGCCCTGGGCGCGGCGCGGGGAACGGACCCCGGGGCCGCCGCGCGGGACCTGACCGAGCTGTGGGGCACGCAGAGCGCCGACCGCCGCAAGGAACTGCTGGCGCTGGTGCGCCGCGACCTGCGCCCGGNGGACCGCCCGCNGCTCGACCTGGCGACCCGCGACCGCTCTCCCCGAGATCGCCAAGCAGGCGCGCCAACTGCTGGGGCACCTGCCCGGTCCCCTTCAGGATGA
- a CDS encoding ATP-binding protein has protein sequence MTPTQTTPEVLRQHAEQAYAHELAALAQHDRHPKPPRWNLSPRAVLTYLMGGRAGDTEITPKYVGEPRLMEIAVATLATDRALLLIGVPGTAKSWVSEHLAAAISGDSTLLVQGTAGTDENAIRYGWNYARLLAEGPSEAALVESPVMHAMREGKIARLEELTRVQSDVQDTLITVLSEKTLPVPELNTEVQAVRGFNLIATANNRDKGVNDLSSALKRRFNTVILPVPDSLEDELSIVTRRVESLGRSLGLPEVPAALDEIRRVVTVFRELRAGVTEDGKTKLKSPSGSLSVAEAISVVTNGLTLAAHFGDGELSSRDVAASVIGAVVKDPVQDQAVWNEYLETAIKKRAGWKEFYSACREVS, from the coding sequence ATGACCCCCACCCAGACCACCCCCGAAGTCCTGCGCCAGCACGCCGAACAGGCCTACGCCCACGAACTCGCCGCCCTGGCGCAGCACGACCGCCATCCGAAGCCGCCCCGGTGGAACCTCAGTCCACGCGCCGTGCTGACCTACCTGATGGGGGGCCGCGCCGGAGACACCGAGATCACGCCGAAGTACGTAGGCGAGCCGCGCCTGATGGAAATCGCCGTGGCGACCCTGGCGACCGACCGCGCCCTGCTGCTCATCGGCGTGCCGGGCACGGCCAAGAGCTGGGTGAGCGAGCACCTCGCCGCCGCGATCTCGGGCGACAGCACCCTGCTCGTGCAGGGCACGGCGGGCACCGACGAGAACGCCATCCGCTACGGCTGGAACTACGCCCGCCTGCTGGCCGAGGGCCCGAGCGAGGCCGCGCTGGTCGAGAGTCCGGTCATGCACGCTATGCGCGAGGGCAAGATCGCCCGCCTGGAGGAGCTGACGCGCGTGCAGAGCGACGTGCAGGATACCCTCATCACCGTCCTGTCGGAAAAGACGCTGCCGGTGCCCGAGCTGAACACCGAGGTGCAGGCGGTGCGGGGTTTTAACCTGATCGCCACGGCGAACAACCGCGACAAGGGCGTGAACGACCTGTCGAGTGCGCTCAAGCGCCGCTTCAACACTGTGATTCTGCCCGTGCCCGACAGCCTGGAAGACGAACTGAGCATCGTGACCCGGCGCGTCGAGTCGCTGGGCCGCAGCCTGGGCCTGCCGGAAGTGCCGGCGGCGCTCGACGAGATCCGGCGCGTGGTGACGGTGTTCCGCGAGCTGCGTGCGGGCGTCACCGAGGACGGCAAGACCAAGCTCAAGTCGCCCAGCGGCAGTCTCAGCGTGGCCGAGGCGATCAGCGTGGTGACCAACGGCCTGACCCTGGCCGCTCACTTCGGCGACGGCGAACTGAGCAGCCGCGACGTGGCCGCCAGCGTGATCGGGGCGGTCGTGAAGGACCCGGTGCAGGACCAGGCCGTGTGGAACGAGTACCTGGAAACCGCGATCAAGAAACGGGCGGGCTGGAAGGAGTTTTACTCGGCGTGTCGGGAAGTGAGCTGA